From a region of the Leptospira kmetyi serovar Malaysia str. Bejo-Iso9 genome:
- a CDS encoding malic enzyme-like NAD(P)-binding protein gives MREKSLQYHALHPKGKIEVVPTKPTQDSYDLSLAYSPELVYEYTNKGNLVGIITNGTAILGLGDIGALAGKPVMEGKAVLFKKFAGIDVFDIEVNTKDPDEFINAVKLLEPTFGGINLEDIKAPESFYIEEQLIEKMNIPVFHDDQHGTAIITAAGLLNSFELTGKKPGNVKVVICGAGAAGIAIAELIQHIGIKKEQIFLVDTKGVIHHKRTDLNESKKKYVQTTEDTTLRDVMKGSDIFVGVSVENMVDEDMVRSMAKDPVIFALANPDPEIPYQVAKAVRSDLIMGTGRSDNPNQVNNVLGFPFIFRGALDVRARHITLEMKLAAARALAELARLEVPDAVSKAYGGAKFTFGPEYLIPKPFDKRVLFHVAPAVAEAAVASGTSRIPYLGREKYLGFLEGIIRS, from the coding sequence ATGAGGGAAAAATCGTTACAATACCACGCGCTTCATCCTAAGGGAAAAATTGAAGTAGTTCCAACCAAACCGACTCAGGATTCTTACGATCTTTCCCTCGCTTATTCTCCCGAACTCGTTTACGAATATACGAACAAAGGAAATCTTGTAGGCATCATCACCAACGGAACCGCGATTCTCGGTCTCGGCGACATCGGCGCTCTTGCCGGTAAACCCGTGATGGAAGGTAAGGCGGTTCTTTTTAAGAAGTTCGCGGGCATCGACGTTTTCGACATCGAAGTCAATACGAAGGACCCGGATGAATTTATCAACGCGGTTAAACTTCTCGAACCTACCTTCGGTGGAATCAATCTCGAAGACATCAAAGCTCCCGAAAGTTTTTATATAGAAGAACAACTCATCGAAAAGATGAATATTCCCGTGTTCCACGACGATCAACACGGAACCGCGATCATCACCGCTGCGGGATTGTTGAATTCTTTCGAACTCACCGGTAAAAAACCGGGGAACGTAAAAGTGGTTATCTGCGGCGCGGGAGCCGCAGGAATCGCGATCGCGGAACTCATTCAACATATCGGAATCAAAAAAGAACAGATCTTTCTCGTAGATACGAAAGGTGTGATCCATCATAAACGAACCGATCTCAACGAATCCAAAAAGAAATACGTTCAAACGACCGAAGATACGACTCTCAGAGACGTGATGAAAGGCTCCGATATTTTTGTAGGAGTTTCGGTGGAGAATATGGTCGATGAAGACATGGTTCGTTCCATGGCAAAAGATCCGGTCATCTTCGCATTAGCAAATCCGGATCCTGAAATCCCGTATCAAGTCGCAAAGGCAGTTCGTTCGGATCTCATTATGGGAACGGGAAGAAGCGACAATCCGAATCAGGTGAACAACGTATTAGGATTTCCTTTTATATTCAGAGGCGCTCTCGACGTAAGAGCCCGTCATATCACTCTTGAAATGAAACTCGCCGCGGCTCGCGCGCTCGCGGAACTTGCTCGCCTGGAAGTTCCCGATGCGGTCAGCAAGGCTTACGGCGGAGCAAAGTTTACGTTCGGTCCAGAATATCTGATTCCGAAACCGTTCGACAAACGAGTTCTCTTTCACGTCGCACCTGCGGTTGCGGAAGCGGCTGTAGCGAGCGGTACTTCTAGAATTCCTTATCTCGGAAGAGAAAAATATCTCGGTTTCCTCGAAGGGATTATTCGATCTTAA
- the fumC gene encoding class II fumarate hydratase — MKTRIETDSMGEIAVDDSKYWGAQTERSLHHFHIGNDRFPREMIRALGILKKSAAIVNAELGLLTEDKKKLIVQAADEVISGKLDEHFPLSVWQTGSGTQTNMNSNEVISNRAIEIAGGVMGSKKPIHPNDDVNKAQSSNDTFPTAMHIAAAEQFNQKLIPALTQLRDTLKKKTDEFQNIIKIGRTHLQDATPLTLGQEFSGYVQQLDYNIARVKAVLPAVYRLALGGTAVGTGLNTHPQFAVKAAAQISKETGLPFVSAENKFEALAAHDSLVEASGVLKTIAASLMKIANDVRWLSSGPRCGIGEISIPENEPGSSIMPGKVNPTQSEQMTMVAAQVIANDVAVNIGGASGNFELNVFKPLIIHNVLNSIRLLSDSCVSFEEHCARGITPNKEKLNEHLNNSLMLVTALNPHIGYDNAAKIAKNAHKKGTTLKESGIELGLLTSEQFDQWVLPEKMIHPSVD, encoded by the coding sequence ATGAAAACCAGAATCGAAACGGATTCAATGGGCGAAATCGCTGTAGACGATTCAAAATATTGGGGCGCGCAAACGGAGCGTTCTCTACATCACTTTCATATCGGAAACGATCGTTTCCCAAGAGAAATGATCCGCGCTTTGGGAATTCTTAAAAAATCGGCCGCGATCGTAAACGCCGAACTCGGTCTTTTAACCGAGGACAAAAAGAAATTGATCGTCCAAGCGGCTGACGAAGTGATTTCCGGAAAGTTGGACGAACATTTTCCTCTTTCGGTTTGGCAAACTGGTTCGGGAACTCAGACCAACATGAATTCCAACGAAGTGATTTCGAATCGCGCGATCGAAATCGCCGGCGGAGTTATGGGTTCTAAAAAACCGATTCACCCGAACGACGACGTGAACAAGGCTCAGTCTTCGAACGACACGTTTCCTACCGCGATGCATATCGCCGCCGCGGAACAATTCAACCAAAAATTGATTCCGGCGCTGACCCAACTCAGAGACACTCTGAAAAAGAAAACGGATGAATTTCAGAATATTATAAAAATCGGAAGAACCCATCTTCAAGACGCGACTCCGTTGACTTTAGGTCAGGAATTTTCCGGTTACGTTCAACAATTGGATTACAACATCGCAAGAGTAAAGGCGGTTCTTCCCGCCGTTTACAGACTTGCGTTAGGCGGAACAGCGGTCGGAACCGGACTCAATACGCATCCGCAGTTTGCGGTAAAGGCCGCAGCTCAGATTTCCAAGGAAACCGGACTTCCCTTCGTAAGCGCGGAAAATAAATTCGAAGCTCTTGCGGCTCACGATTCTCTCGTGGAAGCGAGCGGTGTTTTAAAAACCATCGCCGCGTCCTTGATGAAGATCGCCAACGACGTACGTTGGCTTTCTTCCGGTCCTCGTTGCGGGATCGGTGAGATCAGCATTCCCGAAAACGAACCCGGTTCTTCCATTATGCCCGGAAAAGTCAACCCGACTCAATCCGAACAGATGACCATGGTTGCGGCACAAGTAATCGCAAACGACGTCGCGGTGAATATCGGAGGTGCTTCGGGAAATTTCGAATTGAACGTTTTTAAACCGTTGATCATTCACAACGTGTTGAATTCGATTCGTTTACTTTCCGATTCTTGCGTATCTTTCGAAGAACACTGCGCGCGCGGAATTACTCCGAATAAGGAAAAACTCAACGAACATTTGAACAATTCTTTGATGCTCGTTACAGCGTTGAATCCTCATATCGGATACGACAACGCGGCAAAGATCGCAAAGAACGCGCACAAAAAAGGAACGACCTTGAAGGAATCCGGAATCGAACTGGGACTTTTAACAAGCGAACAATTCGATCAGTGGGTTCTTCCGGAAAAGATGATCCATCCTTCCGTGGACTAA
- a CDS encoding LIC13344 family protein has translation MNQQGSAAIAVKNLIVNRDNLDPIVLSDIEEKMIVQIAEYVREQFPTFDWRWDDHSEMHDKAVTSLFLVKNDIAQICEKNPNKIQEFISILEYILEEEFGE, from the coding sequence ATGAATCAACAAGGCTCGGCCGCGATCGCCGTAAAAAATCTGATCGTGAATAGGGACAATTTGGATCCGATCGTTCTTTCCGATATCGAGGAAAAAATGATCGTTCAAATCGCCGAATACGTAAGGGAACAATTTCCCACTTTCGACTGGAGATGGGACGATCATTCGGAGATGCACGATAAGGCGGTGACTTCGCTCTTTTTAGTGAAGAACGATATCGCTCAAATCTGTGAAAAAAATCCGAACAAGATTCAGGAGTTCATTAGTATTCTTGAATATATTTTGGAAGAGGAATTCGGGGAATAA
- a CDS encoding helix-turn-helix domain-containing protein: MYKADKKFPDRLKRLIETLGVSQAEFARSIDLKPAFISDLINERAKSFSQESLVRLRTAHNVNPLWLIAGEGDMLIADVEAKSDAETDRYRNILRKIRTRPQMENIVESLLEVPDGELEALSVVIEKFKKKK; encoded by the coding sequence ATGTATAAAGCGGATAAAAAATTTCCTGATCGTTTGAAGAGATTGATCGAGACTTTGGGCGTTTCTCAGGCGGAATTTGCAAGATCGATCGATCTTAAACCCGCGTTTATCAGCGATCTTATCAACGAACGCGCCAAAAGTTTTTCACAAGAGTCTTTGGTGAGATTAAGAACCGCGCACAATGTGAATCCCCTTTGGTTGATCGCGGGCGAAGGCGATATGTTGATTGCGGATGTGGAAGCGAAGTCCGATGCGGAAACGGATCGTTATCGAAACATTCTTAGGAAGATAAGAACTCGTCCTCAAATGGAGAATATCGTCGAAAGTCTTTTGGAAGTTCCCGATGGAGAATTGGAAGCGTTGAGCGTGGTCATAGAAAAATTTAAAAAAAAGAAGTGA
- a CDS encoding helix-turn-helix domain-containing protein, with amino-acid sequence MSVINGNTRKGSLFKNDSFLKSELKDSVPGKSEALEIQESSKTLKTKEAAQYLNLSVRTFNQYVIDHEIPYIEWSPRVRRFLIGDLEKVALSRRTKKQIH; translated from the coding sequence ATGTCAGTAATCAACGGTAATACAAGAAAAGGTTCTTTATTTAAAAACGATTCTTTCCTAAAATCCGAACTCAAAGATTCGGTCCCTGGAAAATCGGAAGCTCTTGAAATTCAAGAGAGTTCCAAAACTTTAAAGACGAAAGAAGCGGCTCAGTATTTGAATCTTTCCGTAAGAACGTTCAATCAATACGTGATCGATCACGAGATTCCCTATATAGAATGGAGTCCCCGCGTCCGCAGATTTCTGATTGGAGATTTGGAAAAGGTCGCTCTCTCCCGCAGAACAAAAAAACAAATCCATTGA
- a CDS encoding LIC10173 family protein, with amino-acid sequence MRISHIEYLKSLILSVKVLPEPPATEPVSLFSESRIFQTSPNVDDYPSLFPFCVLIQFPLVSIADGKRFQKLEPETISGVKNIRFLKRHYIQEFTYTIHFWMQNSAKDVPSAGHLGSGVGSLGIIDQILIYLSNHRKFATAQGITVEVKPGASLVVSDSSENLGYYKLKMEIVFSDGLFETESVPTLAQGTFQIEEPTEIGTSEEQ; translated from the coding sequence ATGAGAATCAGCCATATAGAATATCTAAAATCCTTGATCCTCTCGGTCAAAGTTCTTCCTGAACCTCCCGCGACCGAACCGGTTTCCTTGTTTTCGGAAAGCAGAATTTTTCAAACGAGTCCGAATGTCGACGATTATCCGAGTTTGTTTCCGTTTTGTGTTTTGATTCAATTCCCGCTCGTTTCGATCGCGGACGGTAAAAGGTTTCAAAAGCTCGAACCCGAGACCATAAGCGGAGTTAAAAATATCCGTTTTTTAAAAAGACATTATATTCAAGAATTTACATATACGATCCATTTTTGGATGCAGAATTCCGCCAAAGACGTTCCGTCCGCCGGACATTTGGGTTCGGGCGTCGGATCGCTCGGAATCATCGATCAAATTCTCATCTATCTTTCCAATCATCGGAAATTCGCCACGGCGCAAGGAATCACCGTCGAGGTGAAACCCGGAGCTTCTCTCGTGGTCTCCGATTCTTCCGAAAATCTCGGATACTATAAATTGAAGATGGAGATCGTTTTCAGCGATGGACTTTTTGAAACGGAATCGGTTCCCACTTTGGCTCAGGGAACCTTTCAGATCGAAGAGCCAACTGAAATAGGAACATCGGAGGAACAATGA
- a CDS encoding DUF2586 family protein — translation MSTGDVTTYHQNGGINFNDVKPDRVGSKVGTAETGDVNRVYVINNTPQAKDVFGRGELVDSLEQFFEEFDESKGQKPVPVLCVRPQNDVAGTIGTPTKIGSGEAALPTTSGTPTGSRVVLLKITKAGAPGVAEYRKSVDGGANFSTPLITPASGSPISLDAGVSATFTAASTPANTFKVGDTYTFTITGPSASNASKLTAIEALKREYGAYWIHVLGPASRAFAMSCNVILEEMETEHHLPSFIILEARGKNQSETLPEYFQYVQDEFEPFVSPKGRVMIAVGEARYIKGGVNASGGYSAVKSAGDSIGVWRNFATMATAKIAAAPVNVSIGYVKDMRSLTFSEIRYWDSGYRDYMDLLHDMGLMVLKQYDDYDGIFIARDKIKASSDSDFKELPERRRADKMHRILYRESLQFLNMDTEVDSGSGGLDYLKTYIDSKISAEMEAPGRKEISGHEIILDPNKTFNTDRILKAKCKMYVSNRTKAIEWETSFATPK, via the coding sequence ATGTCAACAGGCGACGTGACTACCTACCATCAGAACGGTGGGATCAACTTCAACGACGTTAAACCGGATCGCGTAGGTTCCAAGGTCGGAACTGCGGAAACCGGCGACGTAAACAGAGTCTATGTCATCAATAACACCCCGCAAGCAAAGGACGTTTTCGGAAGGGGAGAACTCGTGGATTCTTTGGAACAATTCTTCGAAGAGTTCGACGAATCCAAAGGACAAAAACCGGTTCCGGTTCTTTGTGTGCGTCCTCAAAACGACGTTGCGGGAACGATCGGAACTCCGACCAAAATCGGAAGCGGAGAAGCGGCTTTACCGACGACTTCCGGAACACCAACGGGAAGCAGAGTTGTGCTTCTTAAAATTACAAAGGCGGGAGCGCCCGGAGTTGCGGAGTATCGCAAATCCGTGGACGGAGGCGCAAACTTCTCCACTCCTTTGATTACTCCTGCGAGCGGTTCTCCGATTTCTTTGGACGCAGGTGTGAGCGCGACCTTTACTGCTGCGTCCACTCCCGCAAACACTTTTAAAGTCGGGGATACTTACACCTTTACGATTACGGGTCCAAGTGCGTCTAACGCGTCCAAGTTGACCGCGATCGAGGCTTTAAAAAGAGAATACGGCGCGTATTGGATTCATGTTTTGGGCCCCGCGTCCAGAGCGTTTGCAATGTCGTGTAACGTTATTTTGGAAGAGATGGAAACGGAACATCACCTTCCTTCGTTTATCATTTTGGAAGCGAGAGGTAAGAATCAATCCGAAACTCTTCCGGAATATTTTCAATACGTTCAGGACGAGTTCGAACCTTTCGTTTCTCCTAAGGGAAGAGTGATGATCGCGGTCGGCGAGGCTCGTTATATCAAAGGCGGAGTCAACGCTTCCGGCGGTTATTCTGCGGTTAAGTCCGCTGGAGATTCCATCGGAGTTTGGAGAAACTTCGCGACTATGGCGACCGCTAAGATCGCGGCCGCGCCGGTGAACGTTTCGATCGGATATGTGAAGGACATGCGGTCGTTGACGTTCTCCGAAATCCGTTACTGGGATAGTGGTTATCGGGACTACATGGATCTGCTTCACGATATGGGTTTGATGGTTCTCAAACAATACGACGACTACGACGGAATTTTCATCGCAAGAGATAAGATCAAGGCTTCGAGCGATTCCGATTTCAAGGAACTTCCGGAACGCAGACGCGCCGATAAGATGCATCGCATTCTTTATCGAGAATCTCTTCAGTTTCTGAATATGGATACGGAAGTCGACTCCGGTTCCGGCGGTCTTGATTATCTGAAAACGTATATCGATTCTAAAATCTCCGCCGAGATGGAAGCTCCGGGTAGAAAGGAAATTTCGGGACACGAGATCATTCTCGATCCGAATAAAACCTTCAACACCGATCGTATTCTCAAAGCGAAGTGCAAGATGTACGTAAGCAACAGAACCAAAGCGATCGAGTGGGAAACCTCTTTCGCCACACCTAAATAG
- a CDS encoding LIC_10177 family protein, which yields MNPLISSIPALKEAFEKLPQPYQNIDDDFIARNKDAIDSIKSHFADKGGVHVLDAGEGRKIICRVPNKTQVDDTLEKARKEKQTDVAQRLTGQCCLYPSFDVVNGWAQDSPGIFIPISNKLIELTATTQEVTAKKL from the coding sequence ATGAATCCATTAATCAGTTCAATTCCGGCTTTAAAGGAAGCTTTCGAAAAACTTCCCCAGCCTTATCAGAACATAGACGACGACTTTATCGCACGCAATAAGGACGCGATCGATTCGATCAAATCCCATTTTGCAGATAAGGGAGGAGTTCACGTTTTGGATGCGGGCGAAGGAAGAAAGATCATCTGCAGAGTACCTAACAAGACTCAGGTGGACGATACCCTTGAAAAGGCGAGAAAGGAAAAACAAACCGATGTCGCACAACGTCTCACGGGTCAGTGTTGTCTGTATCCTAGTTTCGATGTTGTGAACGGTTGGGCTCAAGATTCTCCGGGAATTTTTATTCCGATCAGCAACAAACTGATCGAGCTTACTGCGACCACGCAAGAGGTGACCGCAAAAAAGCTATAG
- a CDS encoding phage-like protein yields MADTNTSEMKIVFTIADLASSKIDEINRKWDAMKTLIGENKDQAVELGKAVEKIDSGNRMLKLATQFVKIAKYLYDARSESSKLENGFKKLGVSVQDVASIKDHAFKLSGETGIPVEQILASALKIKSSFKDLNAANLNAMVGAVTNNVLATGNSFDEVTNQIIAAGKSVQGFNGDLNQLKFGNIDDFAKAAEVLDRSSNQFGRISNAWENFKKHLGSGIENSALVKFGILESALSKIFRFIAGGIETLNVFLMNNPKLLEFAGNFTTLGIAVLYGIGAFSAIKSGILALRSIAPALFTLKGALAALRTGFSLLASAIAANPVGLIIVGFVAGAALIITYWDEIKAAAIVAVDYILEKLNSLVDFLTSAWDTVKAAWMEMPDWAKGLVAVIAGVILGPITLFLGLFAGIGLTIYNYWDDISNLASSIAAYVSDLWNILVTGVIGFGNSILENLNQFWNTFLSIGPWLMEQFNAIWNGIWNAIPESAKTAGWNLMKALGNGILAGLNFITQPIKEGLGFIGSFLPGGSKQNQGPLGKLLGFKNGSSSNSSPAPGFQNNVKAPGASKQISVPGLQFKVQTTKQPGITLNQTQGMNTGGLSTNKNNRNSSLGNSNELGIASDRSKKNPILQRFNETIDSDSKRVVRRTSETSEVTETGFGKKQSGSSLSIGSIIGQLVVGDRMANKKKIGEIITDAIFQELDRFEEMELA; encoded by the coding sequence ATGGCTGATACGAACACGAGCGAAATGAAAATTGTCTTTACGATAGCGGATCTCGCCTCCAGTAAAATCGACGAGATCAATCGGAAATGGGACGCAATGAAAACGTTGATCGGCGAGAATAAAGATCAAGCGGTCGAATTGGGAAAGGCCGTTGAAAAAATAGATTCCGGCAATCGAATGTTAAAACTCGCGACTCAGTTCGTAAAGATCGCGAAATATTTATACGACGCAAGAAGCGAAAGCTCCAAATTGGAGAACGGTTTTAAAAAACTCGGGGTTAGCGTTCAAGACGTCGCTTCCATCAAAGATCATGCGTTTAAACTTTCGGGTGAAACTGGAATTCCGGTCGAACAAATACTTGCAAGTGCGCTCAAGATCAAATCATCGTTCAAGGATCTCAATGCGGCCAACTTGAACGCGATGGTCGGAGCGGTGACAAATAACGTTCTCGCTACCGGAAACAGTTTCGATGAAGTAACGAATCAAATCATCGCCGCTGGAAAATCGGTTCAAGGGTTTAACGGAGATCTCAATCAATTAAAATTCGGTAATATAGATGATTTTGCCAAAGCCGCCGAAGTTTTGGATCGTTCTTCCAATCAATTCGGAAGAATTTCGAACGCTTGGGAAAATTTTAAAAAACATTTAGGAAGTGGGATCGAAAACTCCGCGCTTGTTAAGTTCGGAATCTTAGAATCCGCGCTTTCAAAAATTTTCAGATTCATCGCCGGAGGAATCGAAACTCTCAACGTCTTTTTAATGAATAATCCTAAATTATTGGAATTTGCCGGAAATTTCACCACGTTAGGAATAGCCGTTTTATACGGGATCGGAGCCTTTTCCGCAATCAAAAGCGGAATTTTGGCGCTTAGATCGATCGCTCCCGCTTTGTTTACTTTGAAAGGTGCGTTAGCCGCTCTTCGAACCGGATTTTCACTTTTAGCCTCTGCGATCGCGGCGAATCCGGTCGGACTTATTATCGTTGGATTTGTAGCCGGTGCGGCATTGATCATAACGTACTGGGACGAGATCAAGGCGGCGGCGATCGTCGCCGTGGATTATATATTAGAGAAATTGAATTCACTTGTGGATTTTCTTACGTCGGCTTGGGACACGGTCAAAGCCGCTTGGATGGAAATGCCGGATTGGGCCAAAGGGCTCGTTGCGGTGATCGCGGGAGTCATTCTCGGACCGATCACACTCTTTTTAGGTTTGTTTGCGGGCATTGGACTTACGATTTACAATTACTGGGACGATATTTCGAACTTGGCGAGTAGCATCGCCGCTTACGTTTCCGATCTTTGGAACATTTTGGTAACAGGTGTTATCGGATTCGGTAATTCAATATTAGAGAATTTGAATCAGTTTTGGAATACCTTTCTTTCAATCGGCCCTTGGTTGATGGAGCAGTTTAACGCGATTTGGAACGGAATCTGGAACGCGATTCCTGAATCCGCAAAAACGGCGGGATGGAATTTGATGAAAGCGTTGGGAAACGGAATTCTTGCGGGACTTAACTTTATAACACAACCCATCAAAGAAGGTTTAGGTTTTATAGGAAGTTTTTTGCCGGGAGGTTCCAAACAGAATCAAGGTCCTCTTGGCAAACTGCTCGGGTTTAAGAACGGTTCAAGTTCGAATTCTTCCCCGGCTCCTGGTTTTCAAAACAACGTTAAAGCTCCGGGAGCTTCGAAACAAATTTCCGTTCCGGGTTTGCAATTCAAGGTGCAAACGACGAAACAACCGGGAATCACTCTGAATCAAACGCAAGGAATGAATACCGGAGGTTTGTCGACCAATAAGAACAATCGAAATTCTTCATTAGGAAATTCGAATGAACTTGGAATCGCTTCCGATCGTTCTAAGAAGAATCCGATCTTACAAAGATTTAACGAAACGATCGATTCGGATTCGAAGAGAGTCGTACGCAGAACCAGTGAGACTTCCGAGGTTACGGAGACGGGCTTCGGAAAAAAACAAAGCGGCTCTTCCTTATCCATAGGTTCGATCATCGGTCAACTTGTTGTGGGAGATAGAATGGCCAATAAGAAGAAGATCGGTGAAATCATAACCGATGCGATCTTCCAAGAGTTGGATCGTTTTGAGGAGATGGAATTAGCATGA
- a CDS encoding DUF6046 domain-containing protein: protein MIGGITPPAAPAGYIPPEIITGDTDRLVIGLDLSSEYEFPSGTKIRANQEKKIEVTSIPGGKGTVKELTGFGDWSITIEFTLLAATYGAGILAAPSNPLVKSMIQKIRELKKFWETNETLYLNHSMLNALGIKNVVCKSFDLPDGPIQYSQSITLTFLSDEEYDLDLASVESKNSAVESSL from the coding sequence ATGATCGGAGGAATTACACCGCCCGCGGCGCCCGCGGGATACATACCGCCCGAAATCATAACCGGCGACACGGATCGATTGGTGATCGGTCTCGATCTTTCCAGCGAATATGAATTTCCGTCCGGAACAAAAATTCGAGCGAATCAAGAAAAGAAAATAGAAGTTACCTCTATTCCCGGCGGAAAGGGAACCGTAAAGGAGCTTACCGGTTTCGGTGATTGGTCGATCACGATCGAGTTCACCCTTCTGGCAGCGACGTATGGCGCTGGAATTTTAGCGGCTCCTTCCAATCCTTTGGTAAAGAGTATGATTCAAAAGATAAGAGAATTGAAGAAGTTCTGGGAAACCAACGAAACGCTCTACTTGAATCATTCGATGTTAAACGCATTAGGAATTAAGAATGTAGTTTGCAAAAGTTTCGATTTGCCGGACGGGCCGATTCAATACAGTCAATCGATCACACTTACGTTCTTATCCGATGAGGAATACGATTTGGATCTCGCATCCGTGGAATCGAAAAACAGCGCAGTGGAGTCCTCGTTATGA
- a CDS encoding LysM peptidoglycan-binding domain-containing protein, with the protein MSQFYVLRNNDTLQRLSARYYGKWELWRLILDNNPQIEDWTNLEAGILIEIPDPLTENRFHTISSGDTYESISAFYYGTEHFSGKIRENNSNIQPYENVGSTLHIEALVSKTELANAKKRMAI; encoded by the coding sequence ATGAGTCAATTTTACGTATTAAGAAACAATGATACTCTTCAGAGACTTTCGGCTCGTTATTACGGAAAATGGGAGTTGTGGAGATTGATCCTGGATAATAATCCTCAGATCGAAGATTGGACGAATTTGGAAGCGGGGATCCTGATCGAAATTCCCGATCCTTTGACGGAGAATCGTTTTCATACGATTTCCAGCGGAGATACGTACGAATCCATCAGCGCGTTTTACTATGGAACCGAACATTTTTCGGGAAAAATCAGGGAGAATAATTCGAACATTCAGCCGTATGAAAACGTGGGTTCGACTTTACACATAGAAGCGCTCGTTTCGAAAACCGAACTTGCAAACGCGAAAAAAAGGATGGCAATCTGA
- a CDS encoding LIC10183 family protein, translating to MIDFGNDPIRFGDLTLDASDDDLLSDANSVRIVLSEVREMFEMTVADDIDYPEIYSRQRVALNSTEYGDQAARIRDAERILKIHPAIDSKSIDVALDMENRIVVDFRLKTGESVKGILMK from the coding sequence ATGATCGATTTTGGGAACGATCCGATTCGATTCGGAGATTTGACTTTGGACGCTTCGGACGACGATTTGTTAAGCGACGCGAATTCGGTAAGAATCGTTTTATCGGAGGTTCGGGAAATGTTCGAAATGACCGTCGCCGACGACATCGACTATCCCGAAATCTACAGCAGACAAAGGGTCGCTTTGAACTCGACGGAATACGGGGATCAGGCCGCTCGAATCCGGGACGCCGAAAGGATTTTAAAAATACATCCAGCGATCGATTCCAAGTCGATCGACGTCGCTCTCGATATGGAAAATCGGATCGTAGTCGATTTCCGATTAAAAACGGGAGAATCAGTTAAAGGAATTCTAATGAAATAA